Genomic window (Streptomyces yatensis):
TCAGCTCAACACGGGCGCACCCGCAGCTGAACACCGGCGCACCCTCAGCCGCAGCAGCCGCCCCCACAGCAACCGCCACCGCCACCCGACGGCGGCCGGGCCGGGGAGGCGGAGGAGGACGAGGCGCCGGTGACGGCCACGGTGGACAGCAGCTTCACCGTGTCGCCGTGCCCGTCCGGGCAGGACGCGGGAGCGGAGGACTCGGCCATCGGCCGGTTCAGCTCAAAGGTGGTGCCGCAGGCGCGGCAGCGGTACTCATAGCGAGGCATGGCAGGAGCATAACCACCGCACCGCAGGTCAGCCCCCCGAACGACAGGGCCCCGAACGACAGGGCCCCGAACGGCAGGGCCCCGGACGACAGGGCCCCGGACGACAGGGACCCTGGCACGCGGGCTCAGTGCCCGCTGCCCCGCTCCTCCCGAATCCCCTGGACGACCCGGGCGGCGGTCTGCCGTACGGCCTCCGTCTCGGAGAGGAAGTGCCACCAGTCCGGATGCCGCCCCTCCAGCCCCGCGATGGCCCGCTCCAGGCGCTCCACGGCGTCGTCCAGCGGGCGGGCGTGGCGCGGATCGGGCGTGGAGCGCCCGGCCATGGCCAGCCGCTGCGCGTCGCGGATCGCGAACCGGGTGCGCTCGATCTCCTTCTGCTGGTCGAACGACACCTCGTCCAGCCGCCGCAGCCGGTCCCCGGCCGCCGAGACGGCCTCGTCCGTACTGTTCAGCAGCGCCCGTACGGTGGCCAGCAGCGCGGTGGCGTCCGGCCAGCGCTGCTCCTCGCGCGCCGCCTGCGCCTCCTTGAGCTTCTCCTCGGCCTGCGCCACGTCCCGCGCCGCCTGCGCGGGGACCTGCTGCAGATCCTGCCAGCAGGCCGCGGTGTAGCGACGGCGCAGCTCGCTGAGGACGGGCTCGACCCCGGCGGCCCGCGTGGTGATCGCCTGCGCGCGGGTGCGCAGCGACACCAGCCGCTTGTCGATCTCCGCCGCCCGCTCCGGCAGCCGCTCGGCCTCCCCGCGCACCGCCTCCGCCCTGCGCAGCACATCATCGGCGCGCCGCAGGGTCTCCTGCACACCGTGCTGCCCGGCCCCCTGATTGAGCTTGGTCAACTCGGGCGACAGCGCCAGCCGGGCCGCCAGATCGTCGGCCCGCAGCCCCGACGCACGCACCGCGTCCAGCGCGTTACTCGCCGCGAGCAGCGCCTGCCGCGCCCGCTCCACCGCCGGCGCCAGCCGCGCCAGCCGCGTCTCGGCCTGCTCCAGCAGCGGGCCCAGCCCCTGCGCGAACCGGTCCAGATCCGCCTTGGTGCGCTCCAGCGCGTCCGTCGCCCGGGTCAGATCGGCGCGCGCC
Coding sequences:
- a CDS encoding FmdB family zinc ribbon protein, with the translated sequence MPRYEYRCRACGTTFELNRPMAESSAPASCPDGHGDTVKLLSTVAVTGASSSSASPARPPSGGGGGCCGGGCCG